From the genome of Sulfitobacter sp. DSM 110093, one region includes:
- a CDS encoding DUF983 domain-containing protein encodes MSQIQQLAPDTVETQDSEERPRLPAMLRGWRGKCPSCGGGQLLHGYLKVNDDCAVCRQEFHHHRADDGPAYLTILLVGHLLAPGLHIAFVVWRPEPLTLFTIFAVGCTALSLYLLPRLKGAMIGFQWAKRMGGFGGDT; translated from the coding sequence ATGTCACAGATACAGCAATTGGCCCCCGACACTGTCGAGACGCAAGACAGCGAAGAGCGCCCCCGCCTGCCCGCCATGCTGCGCGGCTGGCGTGGCAAATGCCCCTCTTGCGGGGGTGGGCAGCTGTTGCACGGCTATCTTAAGGTGAATGACGACTGTGCCGTCTGCCGCCAAGAGTTCCACCACCATCGTGCCGATGATGGCCCTGCCTATCTGACCATCCTGCTCGTCGGTCACCTGCTGGCACCGGGGCTGCACATCGCCTTTGTGGTCTGGCGGCCCGAGCCTTTGACCCTGTTTACCATTTTTGCGGTTGGCTGCACGGCGCTGTCCCTCTACCTTCTGCCCAGACTGAAGGGGGCCATGATCGGCTTTCAATGGGCCAAAAGGATGGGCGGCTTCGGCGGCGACACCTAA